A single genomic interval of Roseomonas aeriglobus harbors:
- a CDS encoding DEAD/DEAH box helicase, whose amino-acid sequence MIEALVSDIRRDAQYRREFDDLVLDRMDQSLTRAGSAEDPGPGPIERLVQSAGILSLSGDPVARREAFTIASATYELYGEELGGLGDALALVMSRLGNFPTIDFLSDLRDRPSGLPTPALLETTGRRIANTVTTRAGEITLTDYQRSVWQDVSERRSVIASAPTSAGKSFLFQRHIADGFHAGTLRNAAIIVPTRALIAQVSAALAPMIKDAGTPPPRLVTVPVARPDDGAPTVYVMTQERLQVLLADPAFTLEVAMIDEAHLVGDGPRGIVLQSVIDELVQRDPKLQLLFTLPRVRNADDLASMFDVADARVRRTDDSPVGQNIILLDVQQAAPDLVNARRWSGTAHPRHVSHQLPVALVAPDQKLVYLSWFYGRGSQSIVYGDTPARCEKLALLLCDVVDEQEQPEEDLRFEARRDLAKFVADHVHQDYVLAQAVMKGVGFHYGNMPALVRQAIEQAFDERLLDFIVCTSTLLQGVNLPARNIFMRRPEKGEDQPLGAVDFWNLAGRAGRLGKEFEGNVFLVDYDEWDAKPLEERQDGDIRSSMKDQIVGGTADLLAYIADPTRPTDGNSTLENSFARLFRDFRQGRLERTLDKLDVPAGHREDIRTAIEKAAATVKVNDETLAANPYLSPHRQQRLYDKLRRDVPKKGVDYYMPPHPAGEWEPTRQRLIDVYKRLQVELDGVKGRGFVWWATLSLLWMRGEGLPDLIEYQINRDGERVIAERAAGGRPRGRASATIIRTMLQNIESGVRYKFVRQMACYNSVLRQVLIELGETHAATHIPAIPLFLEVGASSGTMLTFIDLGLSRISARLLQSKATNYDMNPEQALDWLRRQDLSAGSLPPVVLRELDVLLP is encoded by the coding sequence TTGATTGAGGCGCTCGTATCCGACATCCGCCGCGATGCGCAGTACCGGCGCGAGTTCGACGATCTTGTTCTTGACCGGATGGATCAGTCACTCACCCGGGCCGGAAGCGCCGAGGATCCCGGACCAGGCCCCATCGAGAGATTGGTTCAGAGCGCGGGCATTCTGAGCCTGAGCGGTGATCCTGTCGCGAGGCGGGAGGCATTCACGATCGCCTCTGCCACCTACGAGTTGTACGGTGAGGAACTAGGCGGCTTGGGCGACGCATTGGCCCTGGTCATGAGCCGCCTCGGGAACTTTCCCACCATTGATTTCCTCTCGGACCTTCGGGATCGTCCCTCGGGGCTTCCGACGCCGGCTCTTCTCGAAACGACCGGCCGACGGATCGCGAATACGGTGACGACCCGTGCCGGCGAAATCACCCTCACCGACTACCAGCGATCCGTATGGCAGGACGTGTCCGAACGCCGATCGGTGATAGCGTCCGCGCCGACCTCCGCCGGCAAGTCCTTCCTGTTCCAACGCCATATCGCGGATGGCTTCCACGCGGGCACTCTGCGGAATGCGGCCATCATCGTTCCGACACGTGCATTGATCGCACAGGTGTCAGCCGCCCTCGCCCCGATGATCAAGGACGCCGGCACCCCACCGCCCAGGCTTGTGACAGTACCCGTGGCGCGCCCGGACGATGGTGCCCCCACCGTCTACGTCATGACCCAGGAGAGGCTGCAGGTCCTACTCGCCGATCCCGCCTTCACCCTGGAAGTCGCGATGATCGACGAGGCGCATCTCGTCGGCGACGGCCCCCGCGGAATCGTGCTTCAATCCGTCATCGACGAACTGGTCCAGCGCGATCCCAAGCTCCAGCTTCTGTTCACCCTGCCGCGGGTGCGGAATGCCGATGATCTGGCTTCGATGTTCGACGTCGCCGACGCGCGGGTGCGACGTACAGACGACAGTCCTGTAGGTCAGAACATCATTCTTCTCGACGTCCAGCAGGCCGCTCCGGACCTGGTCAACGCAAGGCGATGGTCGGGAACGGCGCACCCGCGTCACGTCAGTCACCAGTTGCCCGTCGCTCTCGTGGCACCCGACCAGAAGCTGGTCTACCTGTCGTGGTTCTACGGGCGGGGTTCGCAGAGCATCGTCTACGGCGACACCCCCGCCCGATGCGAGAAGCTCGCCCTGCTCCTCTGTGACGTCGTGGACGAACAGGAGCAGCCGGAGGAGGATCTCCGCTTCGAGGCCCGAAGGGACTTGGCGAAGTTCGTCGCTGACCACGTGCATCAGGACTATGTTCTGGCGCAGGCGGTCATGAAAGGCGTGGGCTTCCATTACGGCAACATGCCGGCACTGGTACGCCAGGCGATCGAGCAGGCCTTCGATGAGCGCCTCCTCGACTTCATCGTGTGCACCAGCACCCTCCTGCAAGGCGTCAACCTCCCTGCGCGCAACATCTTCATGCGCCGCCCGGAGAAGGGCGAGGACCAACCGCTCGGCGCGGTGGACTTCTGGAATCTCGCGGGTCGCGCCGGTCGACTGGGGAAGGAGTTCGAAGGCAACGTGTTCCTCGTCGATTACGACGAATGGGACGCCAAGCCTCTGGAGGAACGACAGGACGGCGACATCCGATCGTCCATGAAGGATCAGATCGTCGGCGGGACGGCCGATCTGCTCGCCTACATAGCGGATCCCACACGCCCGACCGATGGGAACTCGACGCTCGAGAACTCATTCGCGCGTCTGTTCCGCGACTTCCGGCAGGGTCGGCTGGAGCGCACACTCGACAAGCTCGACGTACCGGCCGGCCACCGCGAGGACATCCGGACCGCAATCGAGAAGGCAGCGGCGACGGTCAAGGTGAACGACGAGACCCTCGCCGCCAACCCATATCTCTCACCCCACAGGCAGCAGCGCCTCTACGACAAGCTGAGGCGGGACGTGCCGAAGAAGGGCGTCGACTACTACATGCCACCACATCCCGCAGGGGAATGGGAGCCAACCAGGCAGAGGCTCATCGACGTCTACAAGCGCCTGCAGGTGGAACTCGATGGGGTGAAAGGTCGAGGTTTCGTGTGGTGGGCGACCCTTTCCCTCCTCTGGATGCGCGGTGAAGGTCTGCCCGACCTCATCGAATACCAGATCAATCGCGACGGGGAGCGAGTGATTGCCGAACGGGCCGCGGGCGGACGGCCACGCGGTCGCGCAAGCGCCACGATAATCCGAACCATGCTGCAGAACATCGAGAGCGGCGTCAGATACAAGTTCGTCCGACAAATGGCCTGCTACAATTCGGTGCTCAGGCAGGTCCTGATCGAACTCGGCGAGACGCATGCAGCCACGCACATTCCGGCCATTCCGCTCTTTCTCGAGGTTGGTGCCTCGTCCGGAACGATGCTCACCTTCATCGATCTGGGCTTGTCCCGCATCTCAGCCCGTCTGCTGCAGTCGAAGGCGACCAACTACGACATGAATCCGGAGCAGGCCCTCGACTGGCTCCGCCGCCAGGACCTCAGTGCCGGATCGCTGCCACCCGTCGTCCTTCGTGAACTGGATGTTCTGCTGCCGTAG
- a CDS encoding DUF1837 domain-containing protein, translating to MSVPAISPSVLQTALEALCSDHSGFDDHFRRLPFAWPADGSLVNGDFLHPLFGADGADMDALVEHIYRSLIPFCLPRGEVKKVTKAALAAGDIHPIIALADRARELFVRTRGATTAGGEAGELILFLLLEALIKAPLLVSKMSLKTNSNMNVHGRDGIHLRYCPSLNGLVLHLGESKLHKGLAAAVDDAVSSIEQYLGDRALRRREVDIINGNMDLSGLDAESEQHLRAVLNPYASPPSPVHRTHTCFIGFEYGGYAKVAGIDSTKVEAEFQRVYARRAQTAAPLILEKSAKLPATTRLHFFVMPFPDVDSFRTTFSQKLGVQID from the coding sequence ATGAGCGTCCCTGCCATTTCACCTTCCGTACTCCAGACGGCGCTCGAGGCGTTGTGCTCCGACCATTCAGGCTTCGACGATCACTTCCGGCGTCTTCCCTTCGCGTGGCCCGCCGACGGATCGCTGGTGAACGGCGACTTCCTTCATCCGCTCTTCGGAGCCGACGGAGCGGACATGGATGCCCTTGTCGAGCACATCTACCGCTCACTGATCCCCTTCTGCCTGCCAAGGGGCGAGGTTAAGAAAGTCACCAAGGCGGCGCTCGCCGCTGGCGACATCCACCCCATCATCGCGCTCGCGGACCGTGCTCGCGAGCTCTTCGTGCGTACACGCGGTGCGACCACCGCCGGCGGGGAGGCAGGCGAATTGATTCTGTTCCTTCTCCTCGAGGCGTTGATCAAAGCTCCGCTTCTGGTTTCGAAGATGAGCCTCAAGACCAACAGCAACATGAACGTGCATGGTCGAGATGGCATCCATCTGCGCTACTGCCCCAGTCTGAACGGCCTCGTGCTGCATCTCGGCGAATCCAAGCTGCACAAGGGACTGGCCGCCGCCGTCGATGACGCCGTCTCCTCGATCGAACAGTATCTTGGCGACCGCGCGTTGCGCCGACGCGAAGTCGACATAATAAACGGCAACATGGACCTGTCGGGGTTGGATGCAGAGTCGGAACAGCATCTGCGGGCCGTCCTCAACCCATATGCTTCGCCGCCTTCGCCCGTCCACCGGACACACACGTGCTTCATCGGATTCGAATACGGCGGCTACGCCAAGGTGGCAGGTATCGACTCCACGAAGGTCGAGGCCGAATTCCAGCGCGTGTACGCGCGACGCGCTCAGACGGCGGCGCCGCTGATCCTCGAAAAGAGCGCCAAGCTGCCGGCTACCACGAGACTGCACTTCTTCGTCATGCCCTTTCCCGACGTCGACTCGTTCCGCACGACGTTCTCGCAGAAACTGGGGGTGCAGATTGATTGA